The following coding sequences lie in one Musa acuminata AAA Group cultivar baxijiao chromosome BXJ1-8, Cavendish_Baxijiao_AAA, whole genome shotgun sequence genomic window:
- the LOC135589057 gene encoding brassinosteroid-responsive RING protein 1-like: MASGFCYFSFPTPYVLLLDLFGLVRYAIFVVSMHLGFLFRRSDAESPTGDINHLVPHMDTRPPLSPTSLKARLPVVKFERLVERWAMREEEGKHVCVICMRSFEGSHEVRELSNCAHAFHMACLDSWMDEGRRTCPLCRSYL, translated from the coding sequence ATGGCCTCGGGGTTCTGCTACTTCTCATTCCCTACTCCATATGTCCTCCTCCTCGACCTCTTCGGCCTGGTGAGGTACGCCATCTTCGTCGTCTCCATGCATCTTGGTTTCCTCTTCAGGCGCTCAGATGCAGAATCTCCCACCGGGGACATCAATCATCTGGTTCCGCACATGGATACGAGGCCGCCGTTGTCGCCGACGTCGCTGAAAGCGAGGCTACCGGTGGTGAAGTTCGAGCGCCTCGTCGAAAGGTGGGCGATGCGGGAAGAAGAGGGAAAGCATGTTTGTGTTATTTGCATGCGAAGCTTCGAGGGAAGCCATGAGGTGAGGGAGCTCAGCAACTGCGCTCATGCTTTCCACATGGCGTGCCTCGACTCATGGATGGATGAGGGCCGACGGACGTGCCCTTTATGTCGATCGTACCTGTAG